From Polaribacter butkevichii, a single genomic window includes:
- a CDS encoding TetR/AcrR family transcriptional regulator gives MVSKQELLECSITNFIKFGSKRFSMNQLASELGISKKTIYKHFKNKDELISKGVRFIVDKYLHEVDKILKNTEDPIERILLIQKNSFQYLNYFQPTFLYGIKKYYHNADTVFKDFKDNFIKNNLKPLLEEAIEKEYLRKSLNVDLFCDLYFTRIKDFVFNPKNLFEIYGIEVVFEHLILNNLRGFITPNYKDTKKLFT, from the coding sequence ATGGTTAGTAAACAAGAACTTTTAGAGTGTTCTATTACCAACTTTATCAAATTTGGAAGCAAGCGTTTTTCTATGAATCAGCTTGCTTCTGAACTTGGTATTTCTAAAAAAACCATCTACAAACACTTTAAAAATAAAGACGAACTCATTTCTAAAGGGGTTCGTTTTATTGTAGATAAATATTTACACGAAGTAGATAAAATTCTAAAAAACACAGAAGATCCTATAGAAAGAATTCTCTTAATTCAGAAAAATAGTTTTCAATATTTAAACTATTTTCAGCCTACATTTTTATACGGAATTAAGAAATATTACCACAATGCAGACACTGTTTTTAAAGATTTTAAAGACAACTTTATAAAAAACAACTTAAAACCTTTGCTTGAAGAGGCTATAGAAAAAGAGTATCTTCGCAAAAGTTTAAACGTAGATTTGTTTTGCGATTTGTATTTTACAAGAATTAAAGACTTTGTTTTTAATCCTAAAAATCTTTTTGAAATTTATGGTATCGAGGTGGTTTTTGAGCATCTTATTCTAAATAATTTACGAGGTTTTATCACACCAAATTACAAAGACACAAAAAAATTATTTACTTAA
- a CDS encoding efflux transporter outer membrane subunit, translating into MISIIKNKNLQKGVVLAVMAFTLQSCFVAKEYTRPEITETENLYRTDNLPSDSISMADVSWKTLFTDTYLQQYIEEGLQNNMDIRIAIQQIVAAEAYAKQGKAGYLPTLSVGPNLTHQELSKNSQFGAFLTNTSTDQYDITASLSWEADIWGKIRSNKRATQAAFLQSVAGHQAVKTQLISSIANTYYTILALDAQLEITKTSIKTRKKGVETIIALKEAGLTNQVAVDQNIAQYNNAKALEIDLQVALFKAENTLGILLGKAPQQIKRSSLDQQTINSEMKLGVASQLLSNRPDVMAAEYGLISAFELTNVARSSLYPSLTLTASGGLQSLDFDKLFNANSLFANIVGGLTQPIFNKRKLKTQKEVAIAQQEQALLNFKKTLLVAGNEVSNALYSYNSENKKYEFLQNEVEALRKAEKNSEELLKNGYATYLDLLTARQSALSSEIKVIGSRLQQLQSVVNLYEALGGGLK; encoded by the coding sequence ATGATCTCAATTATAAAAAACAAAAACCTTCAAAAAGGAGTCGTTTTAGCTGTAATGGCTTTTACGTTACAAAGTTGTTTTGTTGCCAAAGAGTATACAAGACCAGAAATTACAGAAACAGAAAACTTGTACAGAACAGATAATTTGCCATCAGATAGTATATCTATGGCAGATGTATCTTGGAAAACCTTGTTTACCGATACCTATTTACAGCAATACATAGAAGAAGGATTGCAAAACAATATGGATATTAGAATTGCAATACAACAAATAGTTGCAGCCGAAGCCTATGCAAAACAAGGTAAAGCAGGTTATTTACCAACTTTAAGTGTTGGTCCAAATCTTACACATCAAGAATTGTCTAAAAACAGTCAGTTTGGTGCTTTTTTAACAAATACATCTACAGACCAGTATGATATTACCGCTTCACTTTCTTGGGAAGCTGATATTTGGGGAAAAATACGTAGTAATAAACGTGCAACACAAGCTGCTTTTTTACAAAGTGTAGCAGGACATCAAGCCGTAAAAACGCAACTAATTTCTAGTATTGCAAATACATATTACACTATTTTGGCTTTAGATGCACAGTTAGAAATTACCAAAACATCTATTAAAACTAGAAAAAAAGGAGTAGAAACTATTATCGCTTTAAAAGAGGCTGGTTTAACAAATCAGGTAGCAGTAGATCAAAATATTGCACAATACAATAACGCTAAAGCATTAGAAATAGATTTACAAGTGGCTCTTTTTAAAGCAGAAAATACACTAGGTATTTTGTTAGGCAAAGCACCTCAACAAATTAAGAGAAGTAGTTTAGACCAACAAACCATAAATTCTGAAATGAAATTAGGGGTTGCTTCTCAATTATTAAGCAACCGACCAGATGTGATGGCTGCAGAATATGGATTAATTAGTGCTTTCGAGTTAACAAATGTTGCTAGAAGTAGTTTATATCCTTCTTTAACTTTAACTGCCTCTGGCGGATTGCAAAGTTTAGATTTTGATAAATTATTTAACGCAAATTCATTATTTGCGAATATTGTTGGGGGTTTAACACAACCTATTTTTAATAAACGAAAATTAAAAACACAAAAAGAAGTTGCTATTGCACAACAAGAACAAGCACTACTAAACTTTAAAAAGACTTTATTAGTTGCAGGTAACGAAGTTTCTAATGCACTCTATTCTTACAATTCTGAAAACAAAAAGTATGAATTCTTACAAAATGAAGTAGAAGCTTTACGCAAAGCAGAAAAAAATTCTGAAGAATTATTAAAAAATGGATATGCCACTTATTTAGACTTATTAACGGCTAGACAAAGTGCATTAAGCTCTGAAATTAAAGTGATTGGTAGCAGATTACAACAATTACAATCTGTTGTTAACCTTTATGAAGCTTTAGGAGGTGGTTTAAAATAA